In a genomic window of Vairimorpha necatrix chromosome 12, complete sequence:
- a CDS encoding transcription initiation factor TFIID subunit 11 (TAF11) — protein sequence MKEEITKNENISDEESEALDLNTSDSEYNEDFSKYQGAIDDLPEEELLRYETFRRSNFPKNVVKKFIASVIGQAVNPNLVIAVSGLAKIYVGEMVELAKEIQKEKNEEGALLPSHIHEAHRRMYGKIPHTTVFKQAPWDQH from the coding sequence atgaagGAAGAAATAactaaaaatgaaaatattagtgACGAAGAATCAGAAGCACTAGATTTAAATACTTCAGACTCAGAATACAATGAAGACTTCTCTAAATACCAAGGGGCTATTGATGATCTCCCTGAGGAGGAACTCCTCAGGTATGAGACATTTAGAAGATCAAATTTCCCTAAAAATGTAgtgaagaaatttatagcCTCAGTCATCGGCCAGGCTGTAAATCCGAATTTGGTCATAGCAGTCAGTGGACTGGCGAAGATCTACGTGGGGGAGATGGTGGAATTAGCCAAGGAAATACAAAAAGAGAAGAATGAAGAGGGGGCGCTTCTTCCTTCTCATATTCATGAGGCCCATAGAAGAATGTATGGGAAGATCCCTCACACTACAGTTTTTAAGCAAGCCCCATGGGATCAACATTAG
- a CDS encoding condensin complex subunit 1 (CND1), whose protein sequence is MLEIEKIIQNLHKQKVEENYEKYSSLINISDDYKNKSKIFKLIKENSSDYSLSFPLIFQLTTKLKNNYEDLLILEILEYFKNLKNSKEIEWITKIIFLILDLSKDKKKNNEIKLLILENIRICSEHINITNYLYNFMMNESSSEIVYAILMFIPEISDVFIRSSVKQTNSQILKNTGQVLVNLSQSQKIKFLNYKYFDIFLDSEYYYLRNCYLEIIYNVVECYKEDLEEINNILNILKERLNDIYFNVRYRALTLLGQLFENNSIPLEKRNEIIKSIGERILDKTVLVRKKAVSICNNLLINNPFITEESLKEAHLNNRVNNDYKNINMTHVVKDNVNNNIKNKDENNINMTHVVKDNVNNKLNNDKIDLDKIDNNVDNDRIKYYKDLKEFHDIIKSILDKVMSLLNSGQVQDNQIFLDFVKLCLYFDIEGSKDSFSQTFDLIWENDSIISCFKDIIIRLKSRKISIINFLKKFITEKPSESYLKIIRELYKRGIINIYEDLISEIMSSKSSYSESSSYLLYCLGRYIENSRYFKLLNIVTEILFSVKNTEELCQGLKIYSNILKCKIKKKEDNNSEICNLVIHNLIKMIFLDYCVIQDSINLIYKISKNPEHFIKILFVKMSHKNINLLKLVYSVGCIGISHMKYLEILEKVYKNKKEKINMTVPEEIKERRKSINASRISLQSFLEEDEEKSKIFKESEDLLEDKTEEEISDFFFYLKEHDILYNKESLLYEFSQMIPNFITNNINNRENHDKSNQDKSNYTENHDNNNQEKSNQDKSIQDKFNQDKTNQDKSNQDKFNQDKSINISNVDLEEVSHLALFMLMCISSEYFLEHKILFLKSFTNRNLKIRANAVIAMGDFLLSYNSLVENDTKLLFDCLQDEDISVRKNSLLTIYNLLRRNILRLGSNSVYLTNLIYDENEEIKNISRNIIINLSESSHFITTVVYEKISSSVEGYDKFIEFFNPLLKDRSRETIFLKLLRAETNKEVMRFMYNKFGFNEKFIEDIKHIEEFKQLEINTS, encoded by the coding sequence atgttagaaatagaaaaaattattcaaaaCCTGCATAAACAAAAAGTAGAGGAAAATTACGAAAAATACTCttctttaataaacatCTCAGACGACTACAAAAACAAATCCAAAATCTTCaaacttataaaagaaaactCTTCTGATTATTCCTTATCATTCCCTTTAATTTTCCAATTAACCacaaaactaaaaaataattacgaagatcttttaattctcgaaattttagaatatttcaaaaatctaaaaaattcaaaagaaATCGAATGGATTacaaaaatcatttttttaattttagatttatcaaaagataaaaaaaagaacaacgagataaaattattaatacttgaaaatattagaatatGTTCTGAACATATTAATATTACtaattatttgtataattttatgatgAACGAAAGTTCATCAGAAATAGTTTATGCTATATTGATGTTTATACCAGAAATTAGTGACGTATTTATTAGATCATCAGtgaaacaaacaaattcgcaaatattgaaaaatacgGGACAAGTTTTAGTAAATTTGAGTCAAAGtcaaaaaatcaaatttctaaattataaatattttgatatatttttagattcagaatattattatttaaggAATTGTTATTTAgagataatttataatgtagTAGAATGTtataaagaagatttagaagaaattaataatattttgaatattttaaaagagagattaaatgatatttattttaatgtgAGATATAGAGCCCTGACCTTGTTGGGACAATTATTTGAGAATAATAGTATACCATTAGAGAAGAGAAATGAGATAATTAAGAGTATAGGAGAGAGGATATTAGATAAGACAGTATTAGTAAGAAAGAAAGCAGTGTCAAtttgtaataatttattaattaataatcCTTTTATAACTGAAGAGAGTCTCAAAGAAGCCCATTTAAATAACAGAGTAAAtaatgattataaaaatataaatatgacTCATGTAGTAAAAGACAATGtgaataataatataaaaaataaagatgaaaataatataaatatgacTCATGTAGTAAAAGACAATGtgaataataaattaaataatgataaaataGATCTTGATAAAATAGATAATAATGTAGATAATGATAGAATAAAATActataaagatttaaagGAATTCCATGACATCATAAAATCAATCTTAGATAAAGTCATgagtttattaaattctgGTCAAGTACAAGATAATCAAATCTTCCTTGATTTTGTCAAATTATGTCTTTATTTCGACATAGAAGGATCTAAAGATTCCTTCTCTCAGACTTTTGATTTGATTTGGGAAAATGACTCAATAatttcttgttttaaaGATATTATCATAAGATTAAAATCCAGAAAAATCtcaataattaatttccttaagaaatttataactgAAAAACCTTCTGaatcatatttaaaaataattagagaattatataaaagaggtataattaatatttatgaagATTTAATATCTGAAATTATGTCAAGTAAATCTTCATATTCAGAGTCATcttcttatttattatattgcTTAGGTAgatatatagaaaattcaagatattttaaattattaaatattgtcactgaaatattattcagtgtaaaaaatacagaAGAATTATGTCAAGGATTAAAGATTTACtcaaatatattgaaatgtaaaataaagaaaaaagaagataataATTCAGAAATATGTAATCTTGTAATACAcaatctaataaaaatgatctTTTTAGATTATTGTGTAATTCAAGACagtataaatttgatatacaaaattagtaaaaatcctgaacattttattaagattttgtttgttaaGATGAGTCATaagaatattaatttattaaaattagtGTATAGTGTCGGATGTATAGGAATTAGTcatatgaaatatttagagATATTAGAGaaagtatataaaaataagaaagagAAGATTAATATGACAGTACCtgaagaaattaaagaGAGAAGGAAGAGTATAAATGCGTCAAGAATCAGTTTACAATCTTTTTTAGAAGAAGATGAAGAAAAATCAAAGATTTTTAAGGAATCAGAAGATTTATTAGAAGATAAAACAGAAGAAGAAATCTCagatttcttcttttatttaaaagagCATGATATTTTGTATAACAAAGAGAGTTTACTTTATGAATTCAGTCAAATGATACCCAATTTcattacaaataatattaataatagaGAAAACCATGACAAATCTAATCAAGACAAATCTAATTATACTGAAAACCATgataataataatcaaGAAAAATCTAATCAAGACAAATCTATTCAAGACAAATTTAATCAAGACAAGACTAATCAAGACAAATCTAATCAAGACAAATTTAATCAAGACAAATCTATTAATATTAGTAATGTTGATTTGGAAGAAGTAAGTCACTTGGCTTTATTTATGCTTATGTGTATAAGTTCAGAATATTTCCTAGAACATAAGATTTTATTCCTTAAATCTTTCACTAATAGAAATCTCAAAATTAGAGCCAATGCTGTCATTGCCATGGGCGACTTCCTTCTGTCTTACAATTCCTTAGTAGAAAATGACactaaattattatttgacTGTTTACAAGATGAAGACATTTCTGTAAGGAAGAATTCCCTCCTGactatttataatttactaAGGAGGAATATTCTCAGACTTGGTTCTAATTCTGTTTATCTTACTAATTTGATTTATGATGAGAATGAAGAGATTAAGAATATTAGTAggaatattattattaatttatcagAGAGTAGTCATTTTATTACTACTGTAGTTTATGAGAAGATTAGTAGTAGTGTAGAAGGATATGATAAGTTTATAGAGTTCTTTAACCCACTTCTTAAAGATAGAAGTAGAGAGACGATATTCCTTAAGTTACTTAGGGCGGAGACGAATAAAGAAGTAATGAGATTTATGTATAACAAATTTGGATTTAATGAAAAGTTTATAGAAGACATAAAACACATAGAAGAATTTAAGcaattagaaattaatacAAGTTAA
- a CDS encoding homeobox domain-containing protein 13, translating into MFISPKEWQGILGLLKLTRYTRYDQRYGRQIRKSRLQTCVLNLVFDITKFPSTSTIIDLALLINIHPKSIQKWFQNTRQTIKKKGREEDDKSNETTIVDISVPILYKLIEKAKKCEN; encoded by the coding sequence ATGTTCATATCCCCGAAAGAATGGCAAGGAATACTAGGCCTACTTAAATTAACAAGATACACAAGATACGACCAAAGATACGGCAGACAGATAAGAAAATCAAGATTACAAACTTGTGTATTAAATCTCGTCTTTGATATTACAAAATTCCCAAGTACAAGTACTATAATAGACTTGGcattattaattaatattcaTCCAAAAAGTATACAGAAATGGTTCCAAAATACAAGgcaaacaataaaaaagaaaggaAGAGAAGAAGACGATAAGTCAAATGAAACAACTATAGTAGACATATCAGTGCCgatattatataaactTATAGAAAAAGCTAAAAAATgcgaaaattaa
- a CDS encoding polyribonucleotide nucleotidyltransferase: MLQEIRKQRLLKINELLKNFKDLPPPLKTDKYKTYLITTRSLLSPVIKEISIPHNKIGKVIGQKGCILKQIEKDYQCKLTIKDDKCTIEGDKAEEVVKYIQEIISVKKKDF, translated from the coding sequence ATGCTCCAAGAGATCAGAAAACAGagacttttaaaaattaatgaacttttaaaaaattttaaagatttgCCGCCACCACTTAAAACTGATAAATACAAAACTTATCTCATCACCACTAGAAGTTTACTATCTCCCGTAATTAAAGAGATCTCAATTCCTCATAATAAGATAGGTAAAGTCATAGGCCAAAAAGgatgtattttaaaacaaatagaAAAGGATTACCAGTGTAAATTGACTATTAAAGATGATAAGTGTACGATAGAAGGAGATAAAGCAGAAGAAgtagtaaaatatatacaagaGATTAtaagtgtaaaaaaaaaagatttttaa
- a CDS encoding DNA replication licensing factor MCM4 — MTTNSQQSSVFSFHDASNDAQMNLTPSQEDLSSSAYSPIIETERVKLIWGTSINVQETSEKFKEYIRNIPDFHLIFENMNLTKNYIFNLDCSLLNSNLKNQIHFYPLETLPILENSLQEIFLESFPNTFNILKIRCKNIGKRVNIRNIDPKDIDKIIKVSGMVLRTSNVIPELSKALFTCIKCKDEVEVESVKGIINEPVYCKCESKFTYEIKHNRGIYEDKQIVKIQELPENIPDGTTPLTLTVISRDELVDSLIPGDKIEVVGVLRAVPVRLNTHLKKIKSTFRTYLELMTYEISQPKKKEQNDGLDDGQDNGQDDTFEFQNSKRDDKKYEDFKEYEDFKNFKVDSKTNITENINLENINLENINLENIEKLKNDPNLYEILYSSIAPSVCGMESVKKALLLQLFGGVRKELGNSRLRGDINILLAGDPGISKSQLLSFINRISERGMYTSGKGTSAVGLTASVSRDPDSGQFVLESGALVLSDNGICCIDEFDKMSDSTRSVLHEVMEQQTVSVAKAGIITTLNARCSILASCNPIESKYNPKKSIIENINLPPTLLSRFDVVCLLIDKYDESRDRQIANHIIGMYSGEESIKTIDISLLKAYIQEAKKINPKLTEESIKVLSKSYCELRQINNGNTITATTRQLESLIRLSEAHARMRFSRVILPADVHEALRIVKESLLMYAIDPITGKIDMDMIISGHSASKQKLLADLRDCVVKLLKKKKYDFLGLINETRSNEKMMQECLRDLENEEIICKNSTGVYEIIN; from the coding sequence ATGACCACAAATTCTCAACAATCTTCTGTCTTCTCATTCCATGACGCCAGTAATGACGCCCAAATGAACTTAACTCCATCTCAAGAAGATTTATCATCTTCTGCTTATTCTCCTATAATAGAAACAGAACGAGTAAAACTAATCTGGGGTACATCTATAAATGTCCAAGAAACAtcagaaaaatttaaagaatatattCGTAATATTCCCGATTTCCActtaatatttgaaaacaTGAATTTgactaaaaattatatttttaatttagacTGCAGTCTCTTAAACtcaaatctaaaaaacCAAATCCATTTTTATCCTCTTGAAACTCTTCctattttagaaaacagtctacaagaaatatttcttgAATCTTTTCCTAAcacttttaatattttaaaaattagatgtaaaaatattggaAAACGGGtcaatattagaaatattgaCCCGAAAGATATTGACAAAATAATCAAAGTAAGCGGAATGGTATTAAGAACATCAAATGTCATACCAGAATTGAGTAAAGCTTTGTTTACTTGTATAAAATGTAAAGATGAAGTAGAAGTAGAAAGTGTAAAGGGAATAATTAATGAACCAGTTTATTGTAAATGTGAGAGTAAATTTACTtatgaaataaaacataatagAGGAATTTATGAAGACAAACAAATAGTGAAAATACAAGAACTTCCTGAAAATATTCCTGATGGGACGACACCTTTGACTTTGACTGTTATTAGTAGAGATGAATTGGTAGATAGTTTGATACCTGGAGATAAAATAGAAGTGGTGGGTGTATTGAGAGCAGTGCCTGTTAGATTGAACACACatttgaagaaaattaaaagtaCTTTCAGGACATATTTGGAACTTATGACTTATGAAATATCTCAACCCAAGAAGAAAGAACAAAATGATGGTCTAGATGATGGCCAAGATAATGGTCAAGATGATACCTTTGAATTTCAGAATTCTAAGCGCGATGATAAAAAGTACgaagattttaaagaatacgaagattttaaaaattttaaggtTGACTCTAAAACTAATATAactgaaaatataaacttagaaaatataaacttggaaaatataaacttggaaaatattgaaaaattgaaaaatgatccaaatttatatgaaattttatattcttctaTTGCCCCGTCTGTATGTGGAATGGAATCTGTAAAGAAAGCTCTACTTCTACAATTATTTGGAGGAGTAAGAAAAGAATTAGGAAATTCTAGACTTAGAGGAGacataaacattttattagCAGGAGATCCTGGTATTTCTAAATCTCAATTACtaagttttattaatagaATTTCTGAACGGGGAATGTACACAAGTGGAAAAGGCACTAGTGCAGTGGGCTTGACTGCCTCTGTCTCTAGAGACCCCGACTCTGGTCAATTTGTCCTCGAATCAGGCGCCTTGGTTTTGTCTGACAATGGGATTTGCTGTATTGAcgaatttgataaaatgtCTGACAGCACTAGAAGCGTCTTACACGAAGTCATGGAACAACAGACTGTATCTGTAGCGAAAGCCGGTATAATTACTACACTGAATGCTAGATGTAGTATCTTAGCATCTTGTAATCCTATAGAGAGTAAATATAATCCAAAAAAGAgtattattgaaaatattaatttaccTCCTACACTTTTAAGTAGATTTGATGTGGTGTGTCTTTTAATAGACAAATATGACGAATCAAGAGACAGACAAATTGCTAATCATATTATAGGCATGTATTCTGGAGAAGAAAGTATTAAGACTATAGATATAAGCTTATTAAAGGCTTATATACAAGAAGCGAAGAAAATAAACCCGAAATTAACAGAAGAAAGTATAAAAGTCTTGAGTAAGAGTTACTGCGAATTGAGACAAATAAACAATGGAAACACAATCACTGCGACTACGAGACAATTAGAAAGTTTGATAAGATTGAGCGAAGCGCATGCGAGAATGAGGTTTAGTCGAGTAATTTTGCCGGCTGACGTGCACGAGGCACTGAGAATCGTCAAGGAATCTTTGCTTATGTACGCCATTGACCCCATAACAGGGAAAATAGACATGGACATGATCATTTCAGGACACAGTGCGAGTAAACAGAAATTATTGGCGGATTTACGGGACTGTGTGGTcaaattattaaagaaaaagaagtaTGACTTTTTAGGCTTAATTAATGAGACTAGGAGTAATGAGAAGATGATGCAAGAATGTTTAAGAGATTTGGAGAATGAAGAAATAATCTGTAAAAACAGTACAGGAGTGtatgaaataataaattaa
- a CDS encoding putative signal peptidase complex subunit 2 → MLDKLKIKYSRRPLKGDIYNLRNLKLVTDEILLDFMQSVLKCKLNNLYTDFTLAVGITSTILAAFLAYFSTHYEFEEYKTYLIFSLIFYCGFNSVVYICDLLRTTTFKFTLVKENEKVEMRVCTDISPPNPVYTILVYKNDKLIPEKWSKSVFDLFNKDGVLQADEFLDQVNEFFNKK, encoded by the coding sequence ATGCTTGATAagttaaaaatcaaatattcaAGGAGGCCTCTAAAAGGCGACATTTACAATCTCAGAAATCTCAAACTTGTCACTGACGAGATCTTGCTTGATTTTATGCAGTcagttttaaaatgtaaacTCAATAATCTCTACACTGATTTCACTCTCGCAGTAGGTATTACAAGTACAATCCTGGCAGCATTCTTGGCTTATTTCTCTACTCACTACGAGTTTGAGGAGTATAAGACTTATTTGATATTCagtcttattttttactgtGGGTTTAATTCTgttgtttatatttgtgaTTTATTAAGGACTACTACTTTCAAGTTTACACTagtaaaagaaaatgaaaaagtAGAAATGCGTGTTTGTACTGATATTTCTCCCCCTAATCCTGTGTACACTATTTTAGTGTATAAGAATGATAAACTTATACCAGAGAAATGGAGTAAAAGTGTGTTTGATTTGTTTAACAAAGACGGGGTACTACAAGCAGACGAGTTTTTAGACCAAGTGAAtgaatttttcaataaaaagtga